The DNA window CACTTCCGGCTTTAACGGAAAAAGATATTCAGGATGCCAATTTCATGCTAGATATGGAGGTAGACTGGATCGCTCTTTCATTCGTTCGTCACGCACAGGATATTATCGATTTAAAGGAGCTTATTAAAAAGCACCCGAACGGTAAATTCAAAACACCAATTATTGCTAAAATAGAAAAACCTGAAGGGGTAAAAAATATTGACGAGATCTTATTAGAGTGTGATGGATTGATGGTTGCCCGTGGAGACCTTGGAGTAGAAGTTCCAATGGAGGAAGTTCCGGCAATACAGAAAAATCTTGTTGAAAAAGCAAGATTCTATTCCAAGCCTGTAATCATCGCTACTCAAATGATGGAAACAATGATCAATAGCTTAACTCCTACAAGAGCTGAAGTAAATGACGTTGCAAACTCTGTATTGGATGGTGCTGACGCGGTAATGCTTTCAGGAGAAACTTCTGTAGGTAGATATCCTATCCAGGTAGTAGAAAACATGGCAAAAATCGTTCAGAATATAGAAAAGACCAACTTCTACCAGCATAAAAACGAACCTATCGAAAAAGACTACAACTGTATTGATGAGCGATTCATTACGAACAGGGTTTGTCTTGCAGCAGTTAGAATTGCAAAAACGACTAATGTTACTGCAATTGTTACTTTAACGCATTCAGGTTATACAGCTTTCCAACTTTCGGCACACAGACCAAACTCTCACATCATTGTTTACAGTGGTAATAAAAGAGTTATTAATATGCTGAATCTTCTTTGGGGTGTTCATGCGTATTATTATGACATGAATAAATCAACAGATGAAACGATTATCCAGGTGAATATGCTGACGCATAATTATGGATATATTGAAAGTGGAGATTTTGTTATCAACATCAATGCAACTCCATCATATGAAGGAGGGAAGACGAATACACTGAGATTAACAACGGTTTAAAATCGAAAAAGCAGAAATGCAAATTTGCTTTTCAATATAAAATAAAAAACTCTCGATAATTTCGAGAGTTTTTTTATGCTGTTAGTTTAAGATTAAAACTAATTTCCTACAATAGTCTTAGGTGTTACAAATTCTTTCAGGGCAATTAAAGAAAGTTCAGTTCCATATCCTGATGCCTTGGTTCCACCAAAAGGAAAACGTGGATCAGAGCTTGTCATTCTATTGATATTGACCGTTCCGGATTCTAAATTTTCAATAAAAAACATCTGGCGATCATTATTCTTTGTCCAAACAGAATTAGAAAG is part of the Chryseobacterium paludis genome and encodes:
- the pyk gene encoding pyruvate kinase, whose amino-acid sequence is MNKYLKKTKIIATLGPASSSKEVMLGLMKAGVDVFRINFSHADYDLVRSNIDIIRELNKEHGYSVSILGDLQGPKLRVGVVKEGSYLNPGDILTFTNEKIEGDSTKVYMTYQQFPQDVNVGERILIDDGKLVLEVIETNAVDTVKAKTIQGGPLSSKKGVNLPNTNVSLPALTEKDIQDANFMLDMEVDWIALSFVRHAQDIIDLKELIKKHPNGKFKTPIIAKIEKPEGVKNIDEILLECDGLMVARGDLGVEVPMEEVPAIQKNLVEKARFYSKPVIIATQMMETMINSLTPTRAEVNDVANSVLDGADAVMLSGETSVGRYPIQVVENMAKIVQNIEKTNFYQHKNEPIEKDYNCIDERFITNRVCLAAVRIAKTTNVTAIVTLTHSGYTAFQLSAHRPNSHIIVYSGNKRVINMLNLLWGVHAYYYDMNKSTDETIIQVNMLTHNYGYIESGDFVININATPSYEGGKTNTLRLTTV